The Anomaloglossus baeobatrachus isolate aAnoBae1 chromosome 4, aAnoBae1.hap1, whole genome shotgun sequence genome contains the following window.
TTCACCTAATTATCTATTAATTAGCTACCCATTAACATACCTTGATTTTCTTGGGCATAGAAGGTTGGGACCCCCTTGCAAAGAGATTCAATGTGATTACCAAACTGTCCCACATTCTTGACTTTGGTCTGAGTGATTGTGTAGGACAAGGACTTTGGAGGAGGAGCATTGGGGTCCTGCAAAAACATGTAATACAGATGGTTTCATTTTTTGCTATTCAGTAGAGGTTATACCAAACTGTGGAATTTTGTGAAATAACATCAGATCTTGTTGTTTTCTAGAACATAAAGAACTAAATCTCTGCCCTCCTTTCAGTCATGAATATGTTGCTGTGTGATCTCGTACTCTGACATTTCAGGAGACACTCGATGTTGACTTGGATGAGAGGTCCATACAGTGACGTTGGGAGGCTTCTTATTTCAGATTAGATGTTTTCTCATTTGCATTTACGGGAAATAAAGAATAATATGTTTCCAGATCTACAAGCCCACGCCCCTGTTTAGTTAGACTTGGCGGGTTACATCTAAATATTGATGTGTAAAGATAACATAAAGATTAaatcatatgtgtgtgtgtatgtaaatgtGCAAGGAGTTTTGGATGTGAGCCCAAGGTCAGTCTGACACTATAATGTTCACTAAAAATGTGTGCCTGAGTTGTATATGTAATAAttacacctttagaaatatattatgGACATTTAAAGGCACACTGCCCTATTGCTGACACATACGGGTAACAGGAGAAAGACCATATATTTCGGATAAGCTTGTTCATAGAAATGCTTCCATAGAAATGCTTCCCGCTTCCATAGAAATGCTTGTTAAAATGAGCCAAACATAAGTTCTTTGTTGAAATCCAACATACCCAATCCTTCTTTCCTTGACGTCTATCGTCAGAGGAAAATCAGGACACCCCGTATATGTTAAATGGATGGATGGTCGTGATGAAATTACAGATTCTTTAAAGTCTTAATGGTTTTTACTAGATCACTTTTTTGGCCACTGTCAGACTGGGGATCATTGGGCCCAACAAGGAAAATGAGTCTAAAAGCCTCAACCTTCATGTATACAGAACATGCAATCTTGTAATTTAATCCTGAAGTTTGTTGTTTTAAGTGCACATACAAACCATATGATCAATAAGGTCCAAAGTTGAGTTGATAAAAATAGACCTTAGAAGGAAGTCATTGGCTCTAAAGTCAGTGCAAAATGGGATTGTCCTGTGGTGGCCCCTTAGGCCCAATAGTGTGCCAAGTATTCTAGAGAACTGTTTTCTTGTGGTGGCCCCTTAGGCCCAATAGTGTGGCAAGTGTTCTAGAGGTAACATGTTCCTTTTGGTGGTCCATTAGGCCTATTCTTGGCCAAGTATTCTAGACATAACAGGCTCCTTGTGGTTGTCCCTTAAGCCAAATATTGTGCCAAGTATTCTAGAGATAACAAGTTTCTTGTGGTGGCCCCTTAGGCCCAATAGTGTGCCAAGTATTCTAAAGATAACAGGATCCTTGTGATGACCTCTTAGGCCTATTCTTGGCCAAGTATTCTAGACATAACAGGTTCCTTGTGGTTGTCCCTTATGCCTAATATTGTGCCATGTATTCTATAGATAACAGGTTCCTTGTGGTGGCAACTTAGGCCCAATATTGTGCTAAGTATTTTAGAGGTAACAGGTTCCTTTTGGTGGCCCCTTAGGCCCATAATTGGCCAATAATTCTAAAGATAACAGGTTCCTTGTGGTGGCCCATTTTGCCCAATATTGTGCCAAGAATACTAGAGATACAGGCCCCTTGGacaataactatatatatatatatatatatatatatatatatatatatttaaacaaaaaataagCTTACCTGTTTCTCTTGGCTGGCTCTTTGCAGTTGTTCCAGGGTAGGGACAACATTCCTGTTCATCCTGCTAACCACACAATGTCTGGTGGCCATAAGTCGCACAGCAAAGAGTCCCTTGAATAAAATGTGTTGAATTTGATTATAACGCACAGCTCTTGAATTGTTCAGACATGCTTTTATGTATCTAAACCAGTGGTCTCCAAATTGTTGCTGTCTACAACTACATAACACTACACAGCATGATTTTTCAGACAGCTAAATATTATTAACAGATTGAATATGGCTAATCTGTAGTAAAGAGTCTTAAGGGGGAAGATATCTGAGTGTAAGAAAGTGATAATGAGAACTTCCCAATGGAAATAAGCCAACAGTTCCACCATACCTTGGATATTCTCCTGTGTTATCATCATTACATATAAACCTTTTTCTATCAACAATGAACTCTATCCTTCTCCAAGCTGATAGAAACCATAAACTGGCATTATCTTCACCAGTCCAAAAAAAGTGGGTCAGAATGATTTGTACCAAATTAATTTAAAAGCACAACTTTTAAAAAAGATGGTGAATTTGGGACTAGCTGAAAGTATGACAATAAAATATATCGATGAGGAAAAAGGAGAAATATATAGTATCCAGCTCCTTTTTCCTCATCCATTTTTTCTAAGCCGACTTTCCGCTCTCCGAGCAGCAGAGGATACATCACGGTGAGCTGGAACTTTACTTCCCCTCTAATAAAATATATTCCTACTATGAACAGCCATAGATTTATTCCAAAATATGTGCTATTTTCTAGCTTCTGGTTTGTATTAAAAATGGAATCCAATCCCTACCCCATAATGCCTACATTTCAACCTCTTTTTTTACCTTATGGCGAGTGCAGCACAAAAAGTAAAATTTGTGCACCATGTTGGCACAAGTAAGAACATTCAATAACTTTTACCAGAGTTTATGCTAAAAAACTTGGTGCAAACACATTGATAAATGTCAGCCTGTGTGTCTACGGGGAACACAATACAGTGCatagttattagggatgatcgattatctcaaatattcggctttgcgaatatccaacgaataggtcgccgctattcgaatatttgatgcgcaatgaaagtttatgggaagcccaaatagttccaaatagttgttattcgggtttcctatagacttacattgtgcatcgaatattcgcgaataatcgAATAGTGGTGACGTATTCGTCAAATATTCACGaagacgaatatttgaggtattcgatcatccctaatagttatGCGTTTGGGGATACATTGATTTATAGAGAACCTGTCACCTGTCTTATAGGATACAGCATTCCAGGATACTATATATAAGTCccacggccgcattgtaaaatgtaGAAAACaaatttataatactcccctagggggtggtccggtccaatgagtgtcactgctctccggtccagcgcttCCTCACTACTGTAAtttccgtcctccttctacccagcccagtgtggataatatgtgtatgtcatccacacaggacgacattgcggtcctgagcaggtgcactttgatctgctctactgagggcagatcaaagtactgtactgTAATGCTCAGACACGAGGATTAAAGACCACCCATGCATGAGCACTAGGATACTTTaatctgccttgagcagggcagatcaaagtgcgcctgctcaggacctcaatgccagacagtgtgcatgacataggactcgTCATGCACACGGGCTTCAGAAGGAGTACGGCGATCACCGGAAAgacgaggcgccggaccggagagcagcgacacctatcggaccggaccacccccctaggtgaatattataaaggtattttctatgttatacagatcggcctgggctcttatatacagtattctagaatgctgtatataagagctcactggtgatggccacagcttatagtcactaaatctgatgacaggttccatttaatttaTTCATGTGAGGGGTACTTGGTTTAGAATTACAAGTCCAGCACACTTACATTTCCGTAGTCCCACATGGAATTCCATGAGTTCCAGCCATCATAATGGTTTATATTGGCAATGTTATTGTGATTATCAATGTTCACAGTCTGGTGGACACTGCCTCCATCATTGCCCTGATTGTTGATATTGATATTCTGTGAATGATGAAGTACAGTTACATTAGATTTGTACAGATGTTTTTCATGACATCCAGTGAATAGTTTAACAATTAGTTACATTATTACTTAGGGAGAACATTTTTAAGGAAATTccaaaattagtaaaaaaaaaaaataatatattattaAAGAAAACTAACTTTATGAGGAAAAAAGGTTTCCTAATTCAGTACATGGATATATAGAGAATTCCCTTTAGGGATATATGTGGGAATGTGGAATGGATGGCATGCTGAAAATAATTATCTCCTTAAAATAATATGCTGTTAATCATAGTCATTGTCATCCATCATGAGCCATCTCTAATCAGTCACCGCTAATAGGCACATAATTTGTACAGGGTCATTATGTATAGATTAGGAGGACATGTAACCTACATCAGTTGCAAAAACCACGCCAAGGAGGGCCGCGAGGAGGATCTGAAAGGCAAATAGAGGAGTCAGTGAGTCAGCCGTGACACTTGATCATTCTGATGTCATGAGAAATTCCGACATTGCTATCACATGAATCATGTCCTGAAGAATAATTTCACTAGTTACTATGTATAGTGAGCATCATTATTCGTAATTCAAGTTGTAGAATCATTTTCTATCATCGTGTTGacccttttttgtaatatttttcTTCTTTGTTTAAAAAAGTTGGCCTCCATGGGAGCTCCCGAAAA
Protein-coding sequences here:
- the LOC142301876 gene encoding gastrokine-1-like isoform X2 codes for the protein MKAVILLAALLGVVFATDNININNQGNDGGSVHQTVNIDNHNNIANINHYDGWNSWNSMWDYGNGLFAVRLMATRHCVVSRMNRNVVPTLEQLQRASQEKQDPNAPPPKSLSYTITQTKVKNVGQFGNHIESLCKGVPTFYAQENQGAGSFVNLRGCANLGILRFLGISLCGNIGC
- the LOC142301876 gene encoding gastrokine-1-like isoform X1, coding for MKAVILLAALLGVVFATDNININNQGNDGGSVHQTVNIDNHNNIANINHYDGWNSWNSMWDYGNGLFAVRLMATRHCVVSRMNRNVVPTLEQLQRASQEKQDPNAPPPKSLSYTITQTKVKNVGQFGNHIESLCKGVPTFYAQENQDPSYYGTGCSTTGILNILGITICCGVPSNCFQ